Proteins found in one Legionella pneumophila subsp. pascullei genomic segment:
- a CDS encoding mannose-1-phosphate guanylyltransferase/mannose-6-phosphate isomerase, whose product MTTPLYPIILAGGSGTRLWPLSRQNFPKQFLKLNGELSLIQQTMKRAMGLPGHQTIIVSNDAHYFICQDQLQDFNVQTTYLLEPCARNTAPAIACAAHYLANTVGKDAVMLVLPSDHWIADDDTWLAAMLEGGQFASENKAIVTFGIKPDSPKTGYGYIEAGHTLSKDIKHVLSFREKPDAQTAAQFVSNGNYFWNSGMFICRAGVYLEELEQFEAEIYQFSQKALTLAQHHHDFLRLDLDCFSQCKEESIDYAIMEKTDKAVVIPISIQWSDLGCWTAVADANKQDEQGNTLIGNVIAQDSHNCLINSEDLLVTTVGIQDQIIVATSDAVLVADKRYSQQVKDLVHSLRKDHPHLTQDHQRVPRPWGYYEVLAEGASFKVKRLMVKPGAKLSLQTHQHRAEHWVIVGGEAEVVNGNHTFILSKNQSTYIPKNTLHRLSNPHKEPLYVIEVQSGSYLGEDDIKRFDDIYLRKEVELAE is encoded by the coding sequence ATGACGACTCCTCTTTATCCAATAATTCTAGCCGGGGGCTCTGGCACTCGACTATGGCCTTTATCAAGACAAAATTTCCCCAAACAATTTTTAAAATTAAATGGCGAATTGTCTTTAATTCAACAAACCATGAAAAGAGCAATGGGATTGCCTGGTCATCAAACCATTATCGTAAGCAATGATGCTCATTACTTTATCTGTCAGGATCAATTGCAAGATTTTAACGTCCAAACCACTTACTTGCTTGAGCCTTGTGCAAGAAATACAGCCCCGGCAATAGCTTGTGCAGCCCATTATTTAGCAAATACAGTAGGAAAGGATGCAGTCATGCTGGTCTTACCCTCGGATCACTGGATAGCCGATGATGACACATGGCTGGCAGCCATGTTAGAAGGAGGACAATTTGCCTCAGAAAACAAAGCGATAGTGACATTTGGCATAAAGCCTGATAGCCCCAAAACCGGGTATGGTTATATTGAGGCCGGTCATACTCTATCCAAAGACATAAAGCACGTTTTGAGTTTTAGAGAAAAACCAGACGCTCAAACTGCTGCGCAATTTGTCAGTAACGGGAATTATTTTTGGAATAGCGGCATGTTCATTTGTCGTGCAGGGGTTTATCTTGAGGAGTTAGAACAATTTGAAGCTGAAATCTACCAATTCAGTCAAAAAGCACTTACCCTTGCCCAACATCATCATGATTTTTTGCGTCTTGACCTGGATTGTTTTTCTCAATGTAAAGAAGAGTCTATTGACTATGCCATAATGGAAAAAACAGATAAGGCCGTTGTAATACCCATTTCCATACAATGGAGTGATCTGGGCTGCTGGACCGCTGTTGCTGACGCGAACAAACAAGACGAGCAAGGCAATACTCTCATTGGTAATGTCATCGCTCAAGACAGTCACAATTGTCTCATTAATAGTGAAGATTTGTTAGTCACAACCGTTGGGATTCAGGATCAAATTATCGTTGCAACCAGTGATGCAGTATTAGTTGCTGATAAGCGCTATTCGCAACAAGTGAAAGATTTGGTTCACTCCTTACGTAAAGATCATCCGCATTTAACTCAAGATCACCAACGCGTTCCCAGACCATGGGGATATTATGAAGTGCTGGCTGAAGGCGCCTCATTTAAAGTAAAACGCCTTATGGTTAAACCTGGTGCAAAACTCTCTTTACAAACACATCAGCATCGGGCTGAACATTGGGTTATCGTTGGCGGTGAAGCAGAGGTAGTTAATGGAAACCATACGTTCATATTATCAAAAAACCAATCCACCTACATTCCGAAAAACACTTTGCATCGATTAAGTAATCCGCACAAGGAACCGCTTTATGTTATCGAAGTACAGAGTGGTTCTTATCTAGGCGAAGACGACATCAAACGCTTCGATGATATTTATTTAAGAAAGGAAGTTGAACTGGCAGAGTGA
- a CDS encoding lpg2888 family Dot/Icm T4SS effector — MATSSLILQSYLKTIQTDEKSELRYEDKVEELLEYNSKAKGGDFLAPLSFYLPIIENTDEVMLRYMSEENKKKVIRDLQVAYLLLLTQKKYEEEHQKYENIKTYAQHIKRCEELIDYLNYNQVCKEQKRAPSPEHGYASDGYPVKYLSIFLGKELAEMIVDSMDRKTKTIKESMGWFNEKRLYWVWASSLLKVILAALPDDFFNVGQATQVVKAPDPYTGTLSWALYYFRFSLNMFLLLKHTISGPWMSEREKRTPWTERFLTQWDQRKFTLLNDSVWATGNLICFFWLTGKGALGTWGDVLTLALLVFDISLAIWDYEEQKTRHYKEMLAYEEDIKKLKRLISKAEEEPGKEHEKLRRIKEYELQLQGLMRAQKESERNWDLQKVSLYTGIAYAVGLMLAFALLAAPFFPISGPALLAITITGAVLCLAFTVIYNGVKGGMEVYKAHCSAKEAKEGYDDKVELFKLLLKKNPALDDDEKKFLFLEIKKLKAETEYQKQMVVFQTMHLLRSVILESFIPAVVFASFVFLPLGIGFAVLGATIGVALATNLMINTAFKPAKNEVKAFDKKEYEAFCKDPDNWNKPSKPKQGFFQPKEKKPLLDTVVAKTQEKEKDKLDLLGDTSSQPLLLSSKNNPRA, encoded by the coding sequence ATGGCAACCAGTAGTTTAATTCTTCAATCTTACTTGAAAACCATCCAAACAGATGAGAAATCTGAACTACGCTATGAAGACAAAGTAGAAGAACTTCTTGAATACAATAGCAAAGCCAAAGGAGGCGATTTTCTAGCGCCACTGAGTTTTTATCTGCCCATTATAGAAAATACTGATGAAGTCATGCTTCGCTATATGAGTGAAGAAAACAAGAAGAAAGTGATACGAGACTTACAAGTTGCCTACTTACTTTTACTCACGCAAAAAAAATACGAAGAAGAACATCAGAAATATGAAAACATAAAAACCTATGCGCAGCACATTAAACGATGTGAAGAACTGATAGACTACCTCAATTATAATCAAGTCTGCAAAGAACAAAAAAGAGCGCCCTCTCCAGAACATGGCTATGCCAGCGATGGTTATCCAGTAAAATACTTGAGCATTTTTCTGGGTAAAGAACTGGCAGAGATGATAGTCGACTCCATGGATCGCAAAACCAAAACCATCAAAGAATCAATGGGCTGGTTTAATGAAAAGCGTTTATATTGGGTTTGGGCATCCAGCTTGCTTAAAGTGATACTCGCTGCATTACCGGATGATTTTTTCAATGTCGGTCAGGCAACCCAAGTAGTCAAAGCACCCGACCCCTATACTGGGACCCTGAGTTGGGCTTTGTATTATTTTCGCTTTTCCCTCAATATGTTTTTGTTACTCAAACACACGATTAGTGGCCCATGGATGAGCGAGAGGGAAAAAAGGACACCCTGGACAGAACGATTCCTCACCCAGTGGGATCAAAGAAAATTCACCTTACTTAATGACTCTGTCTGGGCAACAGGAAACTTAATTTGCTTTTTCTGGCTTACTGGCAAGGGAGCTCTTGGAACCTGGGGTGATGTATTGACTTTAGCACTGCTAGTCTTTGACATCAGCCTGGCTATTTGGGATTACGAAGAGCAAAAAACTCGCCACTACAAAGAAATGTTAGCGTATGAGGAAGACATTAAAAAATTAAAGCGGTTAATCAGCAAGGCAGAAGAAGAACCCGGAAAAGAGCATGAAAAGCTCAGAAGAATAAAAGAATACGAATTGCAATTGCAAGGTTTAATGCGAGCGCAAAAAGAATCTGAAAGAAATTGGGACCTGCAAAAAGTCAGTTTATACACCGGTATAGCTTACGCTGTCGGACTCATGCTCGCTTTTGCATTACTGGCTGCCCCTTTCTTCCCTATCTCCGGACCGGCTTTACTGGCAATCACTATAACAGGCGCTGTGCTTTGCCTGGCTTTTACCGTAATTTACAATGGAGTGAAAGGCGGCATGGAAGTCTATAAAGCACATTGCTCTGCCAAGGAAGCAAAAGAGGGATATGATGACAAGGTTGAATTATTTAAACTCTTATTGAAAAAAAATCCCGCTCTGGATGATGATGAAAAAAAATTTCTCTTCCTTGAAATCAAAAAATTAAAGGCAGAAACAGAATACCAGAAACAGATGGTTGTTTTTCAAACCATGCATTTGCTACGCTCGGTGATTTTGGAATCGTTTATACCAGCCGTTGTTTTTGCCAGCTTTGTTTTTTTACCGTTAGGAATTGGATTTGCCGTCCTGGGCGCCACAATTGGTGTTGCCTTGGCAACCAACTTAATGATTAATACTGCTTTCAAACCTGCGAAAAATGAAGTCAAAGCCTTTGATAAAAAAGAATATGAGGCTTTTTGTAAAGACCCAGATAATTGGAATAAACCTTCCAAACCAAAGCAAGGGTTCTTTCAGCCTAAAGAGAAAAAACCTCTTTTAGATACCGTCGTTGCAAAAACACAGGAAAAAGAAAAGGACAAGCTTGACCTGCTGGGAGATACGAGTAGTCAACCCCTGTTGTTAAGTAGTAAAAATAATCCCAGAGCATAA
- the mnmG gene encoding tRNA uridine-5-carboxymethylaminomethyl(34) synthesis enzyme MnmG → MNLEQLYDVIVVGGGHAGTEAALAAARLGVKTLLLTHNIDLLGQMSCNPAIGGIGKGHLVKEIDALDGAMAKAADQAGIQFRILNASKGPAVRATRAQADRVLYRKAIRTQLQSQANLTIFQQAVDDLKMEGGLVTGVVTQMGLTLKARAVVLTVGTFLGGKIHVGMNQYAGGRAGDPPSIALSKSLRDLDLPVGRLKTGTPPRIDRRTIDFSQMVEQPGDTPVPVFSYLGTASDHPQQVPCHITHTTEATHDIIRNNLDKSPMYAGVIEGVGPRYCPSIEDKIVRFADKTSHQIFVEPEGLTTEEIYPNGISTSLPFEVQVQFVRTIKGFENAHITRPGYAIEYDYFDPRGLTSFLQTKAIPNLFFAGQINGTTGYEEAAAQGIIAGMNAALQVKDQELWCPRRDEAYIGVLIDDLITCGTQEPYRMFTSRAEYRLLLREDNADLRLTEKGRQLGLVGDARWDSFSKKREAIESTQTLLYNSWVRVHHNDLFKETLLNPMQHDCRAVEFLKRPEINYQHLLMMDDLNLPELPQEITEQIEIQNKYAGYIDRQQQEIEKLRKHENTLLPETLDYNDVVGLSSEVIQKLNRIKPTSLAQAGRISGVTPAALSLLLVHLKKSRLPV, encoded by the coding sequence ATGAATCTTGAACAATTATATGATGTCATAGTCGTTGGCGGAGGGCATGCTGGTACAGAAGCAGCACTTGCAGCAGCACGCCTGGGTGTAAAAACCTTGTTATTGACCCATAACATAGACTTGCTTGGACAAATGTCCTGCAATCCAGCCATAGGCGGCATTGGTAAAGGTCACCTGGTGAAAGAAATTGATGCCCTTGACGGAGCAATGGCTAAAGCCGCCGATCAGGCTGGGATTCAATTTCGAATTCTTAATGCCTCAAAAGGACCTGCAGTTCGAGCCACCCGAGCACAAGCTGATCGCGTTTTATACAGAAAAGCCATTCGCACGCAATTGCAATCACAGGCTAACTTAACCATATTTCAACAAGCTGTTGATGATTTGAAAATGGAAGGCGGGCTGGTTACAGGTGTCGTAACCCAAATGGGGCTCACTCTCAAGGCTCGTGCTGTTGTATTAACAGTAGGGACTTTTCTGGGTGGCAAGATTCATGTCGGTATGAACCAATACGCAGGAGGCAGAGCAGGGGATCCCCCATCCATAGCGTTATCTAAAAGCTTGCGCGATTTGGATTTACCGGTAGGGCGTTTGAAAACAGGAACTCCTCCTCGAATTGATAGACGAACTATTGATTTTAGCCAGATGGTAGAACAACCAGGTGATACCCCGGTTCCAGTATTTTCCTACTTGGGAACGGCAAGCGACCATCCTCAACAAGTACCATGCCATATTACACATACTACAGAAGCAACTCATGACATAATAAGAAACAATTTGGATAAATCACCAATGTATGCCGGAGTGATTGAAGGAGTTGGACCTCGTTATTGCCCTTCGATAGAAGACAAAATTGTTCGCTTTGCTGACAAAACATCTCACCAGATTTTTGTGGAACCGGAAGGTTTGACAACTGAAGAAATATACCCTAATGGAATTTCTACCAGCCTTCCCTTCGAGGTACAAGTACAATTTGTGCGCACCATTAAAGGTTTTGAAAATGCCCACATCACCAGACCAGGCTACGCCATCGAGTATGATTATTTTGATCCGCGTGGATTAACCTCATTTTTGCAAACCAAAGCAATTCCTAATTTGTTTTTTGCCGGGCAAATCAATGGCACAACCGGATATGAGGAAGCGGCAGCACAAGGAATTATTGCGGGCATGAACGCTGCCTTACAAGTCAAGGACCAAGAGTTGTGGTGTCCGCGCAGAGATGAGGCCTACATAGGTGTACTTATAGATGATTTGATTACTTGCGGGACGCAAGAACCCTATAGAATGTTTACTTCAAGAGCAGAATATCGTTTGCTATTACGTGAAGATAATGCCGATTTAAGGCTGACTGAGAAAGGTCGACAACTTGGCCTCGTAGGTGATGCACGATGGGACAGCTTTTCCAAAAAGCGTGAAGCGATTGAATCCACTCAAACTTTGTTATACAACAGCTGGGTGAGAGTCCATCATAATGATCTGTTTAAAGAAACCCTGCTTAATCCCATGCAGCACGATTGCCGCGCTGTTGAATTTTTGAAGCGACCAGAGATTAACTACCAGCACCTTTTAATGATGGATGATTTGAATTTGCCTGAATTGCCACAAGAAATAACAGAGCAAATTGAAATTCAGAATAAATACGCAGGGTATATAGACAGGCAGCAACAAGAAATTGAGAAATTGCGCAAGCATGAAAATACCTTGCTCCCAGAGACTTTGGATTATAATGACGTCGTTGGTTTATCAAGTGAAGTCATTCAAAAATTAAACCGGATTAAACCAACTTCCTTGGCTCAAGCCGGGCGGATTTCTGGCGTAACACCTGCAGCCCTCTCTCTTTTACTTGTTCATCTGAAAAAGAGCCGGCTTCCAGTATGA
- the rsmG gene encoding 16S rRNA (guanine(527)-N(7))-methyltransferase RsmG yields the protein MTDNTKIRLLLEEGLATFKLDSIGDLLLHFLLLLNKWNKTYNLTAIRDIETMVSKHLFDSLAVLPWIKGNHIIDVGTGPGLPGIPLAIAKPDLQFVLLDSNGKKVNFLNEVKRQLNLKNIEPIQIRVENYHPNQGFDTVISRAFSSLEQMIKWTQHLVAQDGFWLAMKGRFPDTELVPIHQQYRVERYSVPGIEGERCCVLINNTNKE from the coding sequence ATGACAGATAACACAAAAATAAGATTGTTACTCGAAGAAGGTTTAGCAACGTTTAAACTGGATTCTATCGGCGATCTCTTGTTGCATTTTTTGCTCCTGCTCAATAAATGGAATAAAACATATAATCTCACCGCAATACGCGATATTGAAACCATGGTCAGCAAGCACCTGTTCGACAGCCTGGCTGTTTTACCCTGGATAAAAGGAAATCATATTATCGATGTGGGTACTGGACCTGGGTTACCGGGTATACCTTTGGCTATTGCCAAACCTGACCTGCAATTTGTATTATTGGACAGTAATGGGAAAAAAGTTAATTTTCTCAATGAAGTAAAACGTCAACTCAATTTAAAAAATATTGAACCGATACAAATTCGAGTAGAGAACTACCACCCAAACCAAGGTTTTGATACAGTAATAAGCAGAGCATTCAGCAGTCTCGAACAAATGATAAAATGGACTCAACATCTTGTCGCTCAAGATGGTTTTTGGTTAGCCATGAAAGGGCGGTTTCCGGATACTGAATTGGTTCCGATTCATCAACAATACCGAGTTGAGAGATATTCTGTCCCCGGTATCGAGGGAGAGCGTTGCTGCGTGCTTATTAACAACACGAACAAGGAATAA
- a CDS encoding ParA family protein, translated as MAKVIAIANQKGGVGKTTTAINLSASLAASKQQVLLIDLDPQGNATMGSGVDKRQLVHTTNDVLLRDCLAEQACLATTCGYDLIPGNEDLTVAEVSLMERNHRETFLFKALQPIQSNYDFILIDCPPALNTLTINAFVAADSVLIPMQCEYYALEGLAALLSTIEQVKSTVNSRLHIEGVLRTMYDARNRLCAEVSKQLLEHFPAKVYRTVVPRNVRLAEAPSHGMPALQYDKSSPGAAAYMVLAAEVISKQTVAS; from the coding sequence ATGGCGAAAGTCATAGCCATTGCCAATCAAAAAGGTGGAGTAGGTAAAACAACCACAGCCATCAATTTATCTGCATCTCTTGCCGCATCCAAACAGCAAGTTTTGCTGATCGATTTAGATCCTCAGGGTAATGCAACGATGGGTAGTGGGGTAGATAAAAGGCAGTTGGTTCACACAACCAATGATGTCTTGTTACGTGATTGCCTGGCTGAGCAGGCATGCCTTGCTACAACTTGTGGATATGATTTAATTCCCGGTAACGAAGATTTGACTGTTGCAGAAGTCAGCCTGATGGAGCGCAATCATCGGGAAACTTTCTTATTCAAAGCATTACAACCTATCCAGTCCAATTATGATTTTATTTTAATTGACTGCCCTCCTGCTTTGAATACATTGACTATTAACGCCTTTGTCGCTGCTGACTCCGTTTTGATACCCATGCAGTGTGAATACTATGCTTTGGAAGGATTGGCTGCCTTGTTATCAACCATCGAGCAAGTGAAATCGACAGTGAATTCACGTTTGCATATCGAGGGCGTCCTTCGTACCATGTATGATGCACGCAACAGATTATGTGCCGAAGTATCCAAGCAGTTATTAGAGCATTTCCCTGCAAAGGTTTATAGGACTGTTGTACCACGCAATGTAAGACTGGCTGAAGCGCCAAGTCATGGAATGCCGGCTTTGCAATATGATAAATCCTCACCGGGTGCAGCAGCCTATATGGTTCTCGCTGCCGAAGTGATAAGTAAACAAACTGTAGCCAGTTAA